In Gordonia phthalatica, one genomic interval encodes:
- the gatB gene encoding Asp-tRNA(Asn)/Glu-tRNA(Gln) amidotransferase subunit GatB, with amino-acid sequence MSAAIDELMEFDDVIETYDPVMGMEVHVELGTATKMFCGCPTTFGGEPNTQVCPACLGLPGALPVANAAAVESAVRIGLALNCSIRESSVFARKNYFYPDQPKNYQISQYDQPTSYDGYLDVVLTDGTTWRVDIERAHMEEDTGKSLHIGGATGRIHGASHSLLDYNRAGVPLVEIVTRPIEGAGERAPEIARAYVTALRDLLKSLNVSDVRMDQGSMRCDVNLSLKPKGATEFGTRTETKNVNSLKSVETAVRFEMQRQAAVLAAGGEIIQETRHFHEADGTTSAGRRKETAEDYRYFPEPDLPPVIATPEWVYSLRATLPELPWVRRARIQEQWGVSDEVMRDLVNVGAVDLIIETAEAGASADAARSWWVSFLAQQANTRDVELAELAITPKQVAEVIGMVDEGKLTNKLAQQVVVGVLDGEGEPAQVVADRGLEVVRDDSALQKAVDDALAANPDIADKIRGGKVQAAGKIVGDVMKATRGQADPARVKELVLAACQ; translated from the coding sequence ATGAGTGCGGCTATCGACGAACTGATGGAATTCGACGACGTCATTGAGACATACGACCCGGTGATGGGCATGGAGGTCCACGTCGAGCTCGGCACGGCCACCAAGATGTTCTGCGGGTGCCCCACCACCTTCGGCGGGGAACCCAACACCCAGGTGTGCCCGGCCTGCCTCGGCCTCCCCGGCGCGCTGCCGGTCGCGAACGCGGCCGCCGTCGAATCCGCCGTCCGGATCGGCCTGGCGCTGAACTGCTCGATCCGCGAGTCGAGCGTCTTCGCGCGGAAGAACTACTTCTACCCGGACCAGCCGAAGAACTACCAGATCAGCCAGTACGACCAGCCGACCTCGTACGACGGCTACCTCGACGTCGTCCTCACCGACGGCACCACCTGGCGCGTCGACATCGAGCGCGCGCACATGGAGGAGGACACCGGCAAGTCGCTGCACATCGGTGGCGCCACCGGCCGCATCCACGGCGCCAGCCACTCCCTGCTCGACTACAACCGCGCCGGCGTCCCGCTCGTCGAGATCGTCACCCGCCCCATCGAGGGCGCCGGTGAGCGCGCCCCCGAGATCGCCCGCGCCTACGTCACCGCGCTCCGCGACCTGCTGAAGTCGCTGAACGTCTCCGACGTCCGCATGGACCAGGGCTCGATGCGCTGCGACGTGAACCTGTCGCTGAAGCCGAAGGGCGCCACCGAGTTCGGCACCCGCACCGAGACCAAGAACGTCAACTCGCTGAAGTCGGTGGAGACCGCCGTCCGCTTCGAGATGCAACGTCAGGCCGCAGTGCTGGCCGCGGGCGGCGAGATCATCCAGGAGACCCGCCACTTCCACGAGGCCGACGGCACCACCTCCGCCGGACGCCGCAAGGAGACAGCCGAGGACTACCGCTACTTCCCGGAGCCCGACCTGCCGCCGGTCATCGCCACCCCCGAGTGGGTCTACTCGCTGCGTGCCACGCTGCCGGAGCTGCCGTGGGTGCGCCGCGCGCGCATCCAGGAGCAGTGGGGCGTGTCCGACGAGGTGATGCGCGACCTGGTGAACGTCGGCGCCGTCGACCTCATCATCGAGACCGCAGAGGCCGGCGCGTCCGCCGACGCCGCCCGCAGCTGGTGGGTGTCGTTCCTCGCGCAGCAGGCCAACACGCGCGACGTGGAGCTCGCCGAACTGGCGATCACGCCCAAGCAGGTCGCCGAGGTGATCGGCATGGTCGACGAGGGCAAGCTGACCAACAAGCTCGCTCAGCAGGTGGTCGTCGGTGTGCTCGACGGCGAGGGTGAACCCGCCCAGGTGGTCGCCGATCGCGGTTTGGAAGTGGTGCGCGACGATTCGGCGCTGCAGAAGGCCGTCGACGACGCTCTCGCCGCGAACCCCGACATCGCCGACAAGATCCGCGGCGGCAAGGTCCAGGCCGCGGGCAAGATCGTCGGTGACGTCATGAAGGCCACCCGCGGCCAGGCCGACCCGGCCCGCGTCAAGGAACTGGTGCTGGCCGCCTGCCAGTAA
- the mgtE gene encoding magnesium transporter, producing the protein MPPVTAKDLNTAIDDGRLAYVGRELSALAPQEAAAVLDAMDVGDRTIAFRVLPKNDAVHVFDELTPGAQAALIRSLGTAEVADAFDRMDPDDRAELLDELPSNVAKALIRSLSPAERDATAVVLGFRRGSVGRRMSPEFVHVYPDETAGSAIDRIKERGRDAETIYTIPVVDHQRRLVGVASLRDLLLSASDTLVDEYTKSPIYAYASEDAESTAQRCIDRSLMAMPVVDREERLLGILTLDDAAEVVAAARDEDEARAGAREVLKTPYLHASILAITRARVVWLFVLAISAILTVNVLEIFEGTLEQRVALALFIPLLTGIGGNTGSQAATTVTRALATEEVTPRDAARVAGKEVRVGLTMGAALGIVGFAVASAVYGFDIGTVIGTTIISVCTMAATVGGLMPLLAKTVRVDPAVFSTPFISTFCDATGLIVYFMIAKTVLGI; encoded by the coding sequence ATGCCGCCCGTGACCGCCAAAGACCTGAACACCGCGATCGACGACGGCCGCCTCGCCTACGTCGGGCGGGAGTTGTCGGCGCTGGCCCCGCAGGAGGCCGCGGCCGTCCTCGACGCGATGGACGTCGGCGACCGCACCATCGCCTTCCGCGTCCTCCCGAAGAACGACGCCGTGCATGTCTTCGACGAACTCACGCCCGGTGCACAGGCCGCGCTGATCCGGTCCCTCGGGACCGCCGAGGTCGCGGACGCGTTCGACCGGATGGACCCCGACGACCGCGCCGAACTGCTCGACGAGCTGCCGTCGAACGTGGCGAAGGCCCTGATCCGCAGTCTCTCCCCCGCCGAGCGCGACGCGACGGCGGTGGTCCTCGGCTTCCGCCGCGGTTCCGTCGGCCGCCGCATGAGTCCGGAGTTCGTGCACGTCTATCCCGACGAGACCGCAGGCTCGGCCATCGATCGGATCAAGGAGCGCGGCCGCGACGCCGAGACCATCTACACGATCCCGGTGGTCGACCATCAGCGACGCCTCGTCGGCGTCGCCAGCCTCCGCGACCTGCTGCTCTCGGCTTCCGACACGCTGGTCGACGAGTACACGAAGTCGCCGATCTACGCGTACGCCTCCGAGGACGCCGAGTCCACGGCGCAGCGCTGCATCGACCGCTCCCTGATGGCGATGCCCGTCGTGGACCGGGAGGAACGGCTCCTCGGCATCCTCACCCTGGACGACGCCGCCGAGGTGGTCGCGGCGGCGCGCGACGAGGACGAGGCCCGCGCGGGCGCCCGCGAAGTGCTGAAGACTCCGTACCTGCACGCGTCGATCCTGGCGATCACCCGGGCCCGCGTCGTCTGGCTGTTCGTGCTCGCGATCTCGGCCATCCTCACCGTCAACGTCCTGGAGATCTTCGAGGGCACCCTGGAGCAGCGGGTCGCTCTGGCGCTGTTCATCCCACTGCTGACCGGCATCGGCGGCAACACCGGCTCCCAGGCGGCCACCACCGTCACCCGCGCGCTGGCCACCGAGGAGGTGACCCCGCGCGACGCCGCCCGGGTGGCCGGCAAGGAGGTCCGCGTCGGCCTCACGATGGGCGCGGCACTCGGCATCGTCGGTTTCGCGGTGGCCTCCGCCGTCTACGGTTTCGACATCGGCACCGTGATCGGCACGACCATCATCTCGGTCTGCACCATGGCCGCGACGGTCGGCGGTCTGATGCCGCTGCTCGCCAAGACGGTGCGCGTGGATCCGGCCGTCTTCTCGACGCCGTTCATCTCCACCTTCTGCGATGCGACGGGCCTGATCGTCTATTTCATGATCGCCAAGACGGTCCTCGGGATCTGA
- the ilvN gene encoding acetolactate synthase small subunit has protein sequence MSTHTLSVLVEDRPGVLARVSGLFSRRGFNIESLAVGPTELKGISRMTIMVSVEDFPLEQVTKQLNKLINVIKIVEQEPANSVSRELILIKIRADSTNRAEVIDVVNLFRAKVVDVSPESVTVEATGTSDKLEALLRMLDPYGIREIAQSGGVTLGRGPKSMSAHR, from the coding sequence GTGAGCACCCATACTCTGAGCGTTCTGGTCGAGGACCGACCCGGCGTGCTGGCCCGCGTCTCGGGACTGTTCTCCCGCCGCGGCTTCAACATCGAGTCCCTCGCTGTGGGACCGACCGAGCTCAAGGGCATCTCGCGCATGACCATCATGGTCTCCGTCGAGGACTTCCCCCTGGAGCAGGTCACCAAGCAGCTCAACAAGCTCATCAACGTCATCAAGATCGTGGAGCAGGAGCCGGCGAACTCGGTCTCCCGCGAACTGATCCTGATCAAGATTCGTGCCGACTCGACGAACCGAGCCGAAGTGATCGACGTTGTGAATCTGTTCCGCGCCAAGGTCGTCGACGTCTCCCCGGAGTCGGTCACGGTCGAGGCCACCGGCACCTCGGACAAGCTCGAGGCACTCCTGCGCATGCTGGACCCGTACGGCATCCGCGAGATCGCCCAGTCGGGCGGCGTCACGTTGGGTCGTGGACCCAAGAGCATGTCGGCGCACCGCTGA
- the ilvD gene encoding dihydroxy-acid dehydratase, translating to MPALRSRTTTVGREASGARALWRATGMTDDDFGKPIIAIANSYTQFVPGHVHLKDVGEIVADAIREAGGVAKEFHTIAVDDGIAMGHGGMLYSLPSREIIADSVEYMVNAHTADALVCISNCDKITPGMLNAAMRLNIPTVFVSGGPMEAGKSVVIDGVVRPGTDLIDAISASADSNVSEKELLEVEQSACPTCGSCSGMFTANSMNCLTEALGLSLPGNGSTLATQTARRDLFTRAGELIVDIATKYYKNDDESVLPRSVATREAFENAMALDVAMGGSTNTVLHILAAAQEGEVQFDLHDIDRISRNVPCLAKVAPNSPKYYMEHVHRAGGIPAILGELNRAGLLNTNVHPVHAPSLEAYLANWDIRGGTPSDEALELFHAAPGGVRTTQPFSTSNRWESLDTDAADGCIRDKEHAYTVEGGLCVLHGNIAQKGAILKTAGVDEELWHFQGPARVVESQEDAVHAILSKELQKGEVLVIRYEGPAGGPGMQEMLHPTAFMKGTGMGKYCGLVTDGRFSGGSSGLVIGHASPEAAAGGDIGLVENGDEILIDVHSRTLKVLVDDETLAERRAKMEASEHPWTPRDRQRVVSKALRAYAKLATSADRGAVRVVD from the coding sequence ATGCCAGCCCTGCGGTCTCGCACCACCACCGTCGGTCGTGAAGCATCCGGCGCGCGCGCTCTCTGGCGCGCCACCGGTATGACGGATGACGATTTCGGCAAGCCGATCATCGCGATCGCCAACTCATACACCCAGTTCGTGCCGGGTCACGTGCACCTCAAGGACGTCGGCGAGATCGTCGCCGACGCGATCCGCGAGGCAGGCGGCGTCGCCAAGGAGTTCCACACGATCGCCGTCGACGACGGCATCGCCATGGGCCACGGCGGCATGCTGTACTCGCTGCCGAGCCGCGAGATCATCGCCGACTCCGTCGAGTACATGGTGAACGCGCACACCGCGGACGCCCTGGTCTGCATCTCGAACTGCGACAAGATCACGCCCGGCATGCTCAACGCCGCGATGCGTCTGAACATCCCGACCGTGTTCGTCTCGGGCGGGCCGATGGAGGCGGGCAAGTCCGTCGTCATCGACGGCGTGGTCCGCCCCGGCACCGACCTGATCGACGCGATCTCCGCGTCCGCCGACAGCAACGTCTCCGAGAAGGAACTCCTCGAGGTCGAACAGTCGGCGTGCCCGACCTGCGGTTCCTGTTCGGGCATGTTCACCGCGAACTCGATGAACTGCCTCACCGAGGCACTCGGCCTGTCGCTTCCCGGCAACGGCTCCACGCTGGCCACCCAGACCGCCCGCCGCGACCTGTTCACCCGGGCCGGCGAGCTGATCGTCGACATCGCCACGAAGTACTACAAGAACGACGACGAGTCGGTCCTGCCGCGCAGCGTCGCGACCCGCGAGGCCTTCGAGAACGCGATGGCGCTCGACGTCGCGATGGGCGGCTCCACCAACACCGTCCTGCACATCCTCGCCGCAGCCCAGGAGGGCGAGGTCCAGTTCGACCTGCACGACATCGACCGCATCTCGCGCAACGTCCCGTGCCTGGCCAAGGTGGCCCCGAACTCGCCGAAGTACTACATGGAGCACGTGCATCGTGCCGGCGGCATCCCGGCGATCCTAGGCGAACTGAACCGCGCGGGCCTGCTGAACACGAACGTCCACCCGGTGCACGCACCGTCGCTCGAGGCCTACCTCGCGAACTGGGACATCCGCGGCGGCACCCCGTCGGACGAGGCGCTCGAACTCTTCCACGCCGCTCCCGGCGGCGTCCGGACCACGCAGCCGTTCTCGACGTCTAACCGGTGGGAGTCGCTCGACACCGACGCCGCCGACGGCTGCATCCGCGACAAGGAGCACGCCTACACCGTCGAGGGCGGCCTCTGCGTCCTGCACGGGAACATCGCGCAGAAGGGCGCCATCCTCAAGACCGCGGGCGTCGACGAGGAGCTGTGGCACTTCCAGGGGCCGGCGCGTGTCGTCGAGAGCCAGGAGGACGCCGTCCACGCCATCCTGTCGAAGGAACTGCAGAAGGGCGAGGTGCTGGTCATCCGGTACGAGGGCCCCGCGGGCGGCCCCGGCATGCAGGAGATGCTGCACCCGACCGCCTTCATGAAGGGCACGGGCATGGGCAAGTACTGCGGTCTCGTCACCGACGGCCGCTTCTCCGGCGGATCGTCGGGCCTGGTCATCGGACACGCCTCCCCGGAGGCTGCCGCGGGCGGTGACATCGGCCTCGTCGAGAACGGTGACGAGATCCTGATCGACGTCCACTCCCGCACCCTCAAGGTGCTCGTCGACGACGAGACGCTCGCGGAGCGTCGCGCCAAGATGGAGGCCTCGGAACACCCGTGGACCCCGCGCGACCGTCAGCGCGTCGTGTCGAAGGCGCTGCGCGCCTACGCGAAGCTGGCGACCTCCGCCGACCGCGGTGCCGTCCGCGTCGTCGACTGA
- a CDS encoding PQQ-dependent sugar dehydrogenase: MPSHSRTARRLLAATASVLTLVTLTTACADFSAEDQVAEQGSFTAEPTMVPKAELPPPPPENPNGGPPPTGPCVDPDPSVIATCLASTSGVRPADSSGQTTYVAERTTGKIILSKRYGPQRTVATVPVDSSGDGGLIDFEMSPTYPEDQLIYALVTTGSDNRIVRIAPTGSVKPILTGIPKGATGNLGSISFTSRFELTVATGDAGDPAAAKNPGSLAGKIFTINPTVENPKPDVRASGLGSNVALCPSPGTDGQLYVADSGAAGDRLSLVGPKSLQTLWTWADRPGVTGCAVGDGSISVSLAKAKRIDTFIRPSAGSASIGEPSPQPTDKTYGAVGRMTTLGGVAMQIATVNKTTPGTTTKSFDDRVATFMAKPGDDLR, encoded by the coding sequence ATGCCGTCGCACTCCCGGACCGCCCGCCGCCTCCTCGCCGCCACGGCATCGGTGTTGACTCTGGTGACGCTGACCACCGCGTGCGCGGACTTCAGCGCGGAGGACCAGGTCGCCGAGCAGGGCAGCTTCACCGCCGAGCCGACCATGGTCCCCAAGGCCGAGCTCCCGCCGCCGCCTCCCGAGAACCCGAACGGCGGTCCCCCGCCGACCGGCCCGTGCGTCGACCCGGACCCGTCGGTGATCGCCACCTGTCTGGCGTCCACGTCCGGAGTCCGGCCGGCCGACTCCTCCGGGCAGACCACCTACGTCGCGGAGCGGACCACCGGCAAGATCATCCTGTCGAAGCGTTACGGTCCGCAGCGGACCGTGGCGACCGTGCCGGTGGACTCCTCCGGCGACGGCGGACTGATCGACTTCGAGATGTCCCCCACCTACCCCGAAGACCAGCTGATCTACGCGCTCGTCACCACCGGCTCCGACAACCGGATCGTGCGGATCGCGCCGACCGGATCGGTGAAGCCGATCCTGACCGGCATCCCGAAGGGCGCCACCGGGAATCTGGGCTCCATCTCGTTCACCTCGCGGTTCGAGCTGACCGTCGCGACCGGCGACGCCGGCGATCCCGCAGCCGCCAAGAACCCCGGTTCGCTGGCGGGCAAGATCTTCACCATCAATCCGACCGTCGAGAATCCCAAACCCGATGTGCGCGCATCCGGTCTGGGATCCAACGTCGCGCTGTGTCCTTCGCCGGGCACCGACGGCCAGCTGTACGTCGCGGACAGCGGAGCCGCGGGCGATCGGCTCTCGCTGGTCGGCCCCAAGAGCCTGCAGACGCTGTGGACGTGGGCCGACCGCCCCGGTGTCACCGGCTGCGCGGTCGGCGACGGCTCGATCTCCGTGTCCCTCGCGAAGGCGAAGCGGATCGACACCTTCATCCGGCCGTCGGCGGGCAGCGCCTCGATCGGTGAGCCGAGCCCCCAGCCGACCGACAAGACCTACGGCGCCGTCGGCCGCATGACGACGCTCGGCGGTGTGGCCATGCAGATCGCCACCGTCAACAAGACGACGCCCGGCACCACCACCAAGAGCTTCGACGACCGCGTCGCGACGTTCATGGCCAAGCCCGGCGACGACCTGCGGTAG
- a CDS encoding PspC domain-containing protein → MTGPGFPDSYGAYEPQPVPQRKRLTRSSTDRMLGGVAGGLAEYFGVDSTWVRIAFAASIILPGPQVLLYLILWLVIPKG, encoded by the coding sequence ATGACCGGACCAGGCTTCCCCGACAGCTACGGCGCCTACGAACCGCAGCCCGTTCCACAGCGGAAGAGGCTCACGCGCTCGTCCACCGATCGGATGCTGGGCGGCGTCGCCGGCGGCCTCGCCGAGTACTTCGGCGTCGACTCGACGTGGGTGCGCATCGCGTTCGCCGCGTCGATCATCCTCCCCGGCCCGCAGGTCCTGCTGTACCTGATCCTGTGGCTGGTGATCCCGAAGGGCTGA
- a CDS encoding PH domain-containing protein — protein sequence MSESSKVFAISRLAYFAVPLVLLASVVLMGISVPWFAWTLVFPVVLAWWIHRLRTIVDGQGITAVGTFSTTRIPWPDVDGLRFSRWKAVRVVLTDGSSVSLPSVSFNDLPLLAEVSGGRVPDPFAAERATRLAAR from the coding sequence ATGAGTGAATCGTCCAAGGTCTTCGCGATCTCTCGGCTCGCATACTTCGCCGTCCCGCTGGTCCTCCTGGCGTCCGTGGTGCTGATGGGCATCTCGGTCCCCTGGTTCGCGTGGACGCTGGTCTTCCCGGTCGTCCTCGCGTGGTGGATCCACCGCCTGCGGACGATCGTCGACGGGCAGGGCATCACCGCGGTCGGCACCTTCTCCACTACGCGCATCCCATGGCCGGACGTCGACGGTCTCCGCTTCTCGCGTTGGAAGGCGGTCCGCGTCGTTCTGACCGACGGCTCGTCGGTCTCGCTCCCCTCGGTCAGCTTCAACGACCTGCCGCTGCTCGCCGAGGTGAGCGGAGGCCGGGTACCCGATCCGTTCGCCGCGGAGCGGGCAACTCGCCTCGCCGCCCGCTGA
- a CDS encoding DoxX family protein, whose translation MSSGEDKPPVGADASTAGSPYDEPTEAIERPRIRRPKPDNDDFYDKHRRRPAPAVQDAIDAKAERERAAEPDVADAPTEALPVVGDATDDAGGGVTAPEAYAPPQAYSAAEPQTEPDEPAGDDTGAADDDGVADDGKTAVIISSGVGAAAQNPVKKSVSTEPVHTEPFTDDDDDDTGSGSGRRYAEQMTEPPLPYIEPQPTAPFDLDEDHFDGDHADDAEPETVAASDAGVAPVARRGTLDLGLLLLRVAIGATFTVHGLQKLTGWFNGPGPNGFADFLTNAPNPSIGFNSDITTILAFVAGVSETAGGILLVLGLLTPIAGAAVLSSILVALTYRVTLAGGLWFFAADGGGNGIELEAVLAAAAAALILTGPGTYSVDRRWGWSRRPAWGSGAWLLIGIGVAVATWMVFNGTNPLASPGNPAG comes from the coding sequence GTGAGTAGTGGCGAAGACAAGCCTCCGGTCGGCGCAGACGCGTCGACCGCCGGCAGTCCGTATGACGAGCCGACGGAGGCCATCGAGCGGCCGAGGATCCGTCGGCCCAAACCCGATAACGACGACTTCTACGACAAGCATCGTCGTCGGCCCGCTCCGGCCGTCCAGGACGCGATCGACGCGAAGGCCGAGCGGGAACGCGCGGCGGAGCCGGACGTCGCCGACGCACCCACCGAGGCGCTGCCCGTCGTCGGCGACGCGACCGATGACGCGGGCGGCGGAGTGACGGCTCCCGAGGCGTACGCACCGCCGCAGGCGTACTCCGCGGCCGAGCCGCAGACGGAGCCCGACGAGCCCGCAGGCGATGACACCGGCGCCGCAGATGACGACGGTGTCGCGGACGACGGGAAGACGGCGGTGATCATCAGTTCGGGTGTCGGCGCCGCGGCACAGAACCCGGTGAAGAAGAGCGTGTCGACCGAGCCGGTCCACACCGAACCCTTCACCGACGACGATGACGACGACACCGGCTCCGGCAGCGGCCGCCGCTACGCCGAGCAGATGACCGAGCCGCCGCTCCCGTACATCGAGCCGCAGCCCACCGCGCCGTTCGACCTCGACGAGGACCACTTCGACGGCGATCACGCGGACGACGCGGAACCGGAGACCGTCGCGGCCTCGGACGCAGGCGTCGCACCCGTCGCACGACGCGGCACGCTCGACCTCGGACTCCTGCTGCTGCGCGTGGCGATCGGCGCCACCTTCACCGTGCACGGCCTGCAGAAGCTCACCGGCTGGTTCAACGGGCCCGGCCCGAACGGCTTCGCCGACTTCCTGACCAACGCACCGAACCCGAGCATCGGCTTCAACAGCGACATCACCACGATTCTCGCGTTCGTCGCAGGCGTCAGCGAGACCGCGGGCGGCATCCTGCTGGTCCTGGGTCTGCTGACGCCGATCGCGGGGGCGGCCGTGCTCAGCAGCATCCTCGTGGCCCTCACCTACCGGGTGACGCTCGCCGGGGGACTCTGGTTCTTCGCGGCGGACGGCGGCGGCAACGGCATCGAACTCGAGGCGGTGCTCGCGGCGGCCGCGGCGGCCCTGATCCTGACCGGCCCCGGCACCTACTCGGTGGACCGTCGGTGGGGCTGGTCGCGTCGACCGGCGTGGGGCTCGGGTGCCTGGCTGCTGATCGGCATCGGCGTCGCGGTCGCGACCTGGATGGTCTTCAACGGCACCAACCCGCTGGCGTCGCCGGGCAATCCGGCGGGCTGA
- a CDS encoding acetolactate synthase large subunit — protein MRSPSAAVAPERVTGAQSVVRSLEQLGVEVVFGIPGGAILPVYDPLFDSPKVRHVLVRHEQGAGHAATGYAQVKGRAGVMMATSGPGATNLVTPLADAQMDSVPVVAITGQVGRPLIGTDGFQEADISGITMPITKHNFLVSSAADIPRIIAEAFYIAESGRPGAVLVDIPKDVLQAQTTFSWPPQLELPGYRPTTKPHGKQIREAARMIAQAKKPVFYVGGGVIKAEASEELLELAELTGIPVVTTLMARGVFPDSHDLHMGMPGMHGSVGAVAALQRSDLLITLGARFDDRVTGQLDSFATEAKVIHADVDPAEIGKNRDVDVPIVGDAKAVILDLIEAIRTDLAAGGSKPDTAEWWEYLRDVRDTYPLSYDKQSDGSLSPEFVISELGKAAGPEAVYVAGVGQHQMWAAQFIKYEHPRTWLNSGGLGTMGYSIPAAMGAKAAAPDTEVWAVDGDGCFQMTNQELATCAIEGFPIKVALINNGNLGMVRQWQTLFYDQRYSNTDLSTHSRMIPDFLKLAEALGCVAFRVEKEEDVAPTIAKAREINDRPVLIDFIVGKDAQVWPMVAAGTGNDQIMAARDIRPLFDDDEAGDSPVQQDADTQEGNEK, from the coding sequence ATGCGCTCGCCGAGCGCTGCGGTGGCGCCCGAGCGAGTCACCGGCGCCCAGTCTGTGGTCCGTTCGCTCGAGCAGCTCGGCGTCGAGGTCGTTTTCGGTATTCCGGGCGGGGCGATCCTTCCGGTCTACGACCCGCTGTTCGACTCCCCGAAGGTCCGCCACGTTCTGGTGCGGCACGAGCAGGGAGCGGGCCACGCGGCCACCGGCTACGCCCAGGTCAAGGGTCGTGCGGGCGTCATGATGGCCACGTCGGGTCCCGGCGCCACGAACCTGGTGACCCCGCTCGCCGACGCGCAGATGGACTCGGTCCCGGTGGTCGCGATCACCGGTCAGGTCGGTCGTCCGCTGATCGGCACCGACGGCTTCCAGGAAGCCGACATCTCCGGTATCACCATGCCGATCACCAAGCACAACTTCCTCGTCAGCAGTGCGGCGGACATCCCGCGCATCATTGCCGAGGCCTTCTACATCGCCGAGTCCGGCCGCCCCGGCGCCGTCCTCGTCGACATCCCGAAGGACGTCCTGCAGGCGCAGACCACGTTCTCGTGGCCGCCGCAGCTGGAGCTGCCGGGCTACCGGCCCACCACCAAGCCGCACGGTAAGCAGATCCGCGAAGCCGCGCGCATGATCGCGCAGGCCAAGAAGCCGGTCTTCTACGTCGGCGGCGGCGTCATCAAGGCCGAGGCCTCCGAGGAGCTCCTGGAGCTGGCCGAGCTGACGGGCATCCCGGTCGTCACCACTCTGATGGCCCGCGGCGTGTTCCCGGACAGCCACGACCTCCACATGGGCATGCCGGGCATGCACGGCTCCGTCGGCGCCGTCGCCGCCCTGCAGCGCAGCGACCTGCTGATCACCCTCGGCGCTCGCTTCGACGACCGCGTCACCGGTCAGCTCGACTCGTTCGCGACCGAGGCCAAGGTGATCCACGCCGACGTCGACCCCGCGGAGATCGGCAAGAACCGCGACGTCGACGTCCCGATCGTCGGCGATGCCAAGGCCGTCATCCTGGACCTCATCGAGGCTATCCGCACCGACCTGGCGGCCGGCGGCTCCAAGCCGGACACCGCCGAGTGGTGGGAGTACCTGCGCGACGTCCGCGACACCTACCCCCTCAGCTACGACAAGCAGTCCGACGGCTCGCTGTCGCCGGAGTTCGTCATCTCCGAGCTCGGCAAGGCTGCGGGCCCGGAGGCCGTGTACGTCGCGGGCGTCGGTCAGCACCAGATGTGGGCCGCGCAGTTCATCAAGTACGAGCACCCGCGCACCTGGCTCAACTCGGGCGGTCTCGGCACCATGGGCTACTCGATTCCGGCGGCGATGGGCGCCAAGGCCGCGGCCCCGGACACCGAGGTCTGGGCCGTCGACGGTGACGGCTGCTTCCAGATGACCAATCAGGAGCTCGCCACCTGCGCCATCGAGGGCTTCCCGATCAAGGTCGCCCTGATCAACAACGGCAACCTGGGCATGGTCCGCCAGTGGCAGACGCTGTTCTACGACCAGCGCTACTCGAACACGGATCTGTCGACGCACTCGCGGATGATCCCGGACTTCCTGAAGCTGGCCGAGGCCCTCGGCTGCGTCGCCTTCCGCGTGGAGAAGGAAGAGGACGTCGCGCCGACCATCGCCAAGGCTCGCGAGATCAACGACCGCCCCGTCCTCATCGACTTCATCGTCGGCAAGGACGCCCAGGTGTGGCCGATGGTCGCCGCGGGCACCGGCAACGACCAGATCATGGCAGCCCGCGACATCCGCCCGCTGTTCGACGACGACGAAGCAGGCGACAGCCCCGTCCAGCAGGACGCGGACACGCAGGAAGGGAACGAGAAGTGA